Sequence from the Equus quagga isolate Etosha38 chromosome 15, UCLA_HA_Equagga_1.0, whole genome shotgun sequence genome:
ATGCTGCCCCATTGAGGCGGCGTGGTGTACCCCGAGAGAACCCCGTCCTCCCAGGGTCTGGAGACCCTTCCAGCAGGGCGCCCCGGGGCCCGGGCCCAGCAGCCAGCGTGGCCCTGCTCGCTTCTTTCCAGCCATCATCGAGAAGAAGACCAACgacctgctgctgctggagtCCTACCGGCGGCTGCTGGAGGTGGAGGGCGCCGAGAGCGAGGTCCCGCCCGCCTTCGTCAACCCCTTCTGGGGCGGCTCCGCCCTCCTCAAGCCCGCGGAGCCCATCAAGGTCGTGCCCCCCATGCTCGGGTCCGACCCCTTCGGCGACAGGTTGGATGACGGTGAGCTCTCCTTGCCGGGTCTGCGCGGGTCTGTGTGGGTCTATGCGGGTCTGTGCGGGTCACTGGGTGGGGTCCCGGGGAGCCTGTGCAGGGGCGTCGGCAGGGCTGCTCTCTCCCTGTGAGTCTCGTGGGGCGTCAGTTCCCGGGGGACCATCAGCTCCAGGGGCGCGGTCAGTTCCNNNNNNNNNNNNNNNNNNNNNNNNNNNNNNNNNNNNNNNNNNNNNNNNNNNNNNNNNNNNNNNNNNNNNNNNNNNNNNNNNNNNNNNNNNNNNNNNNNNNNNNNNNNNNNNNNNNNNNNNNNNNNNNNNNNNNNNNNNNNNNNNNNNNNNNNNNNNNNNNNNNNNNNNNNNNNNNNNNNNNNNNNNNNNNNNNNNNNNNNNNNNNNNNNNNNNNNNNNNNNNNNNNNNNNNNNNNNNNNNNNNNNNNNNNNNNNNNNNNNNNNNNNNNNNNNNNNNNNNNNNNNNNNNNNNNNNNNNNNNNNNNNNNNNNNNNNNNNNNNNNNNNNNNNNNNNNNNNNNNNNNNNNNNNNNNNNNNNNNNNNNNNNNNNNNNNNNNNNNNNNNNNNNNNNNNNNNNNNNNNNNNNNNNNNNNNNNNNNNNNNNNNNNNNNNNNNNNNNNNNNNNNNNNNNNNNNNNNNNNNNNNNNNNNNNNNNNNNNNNNNNNNNNNNNNNNNNNNNNNNNNNNNNNNNNNNNNNNNNNNNNNNNNNNNNNNNNNNNNNNNNNNNNNNNNNNNNNNNNNNNNNNNNNNNNNNNNNNNNNNNNNNNNNNNNNNNNNNNNNNNNNNNNNNNNNNNNNNNNNNNNNNNNNNNNNNNNNNNNNNNNNNNNNNNNNNNNNNNNNNNNNNNNNNNNNNNNNNNNNNNNNNNNNNNNNNNNNNNNNNNNNNNNNNNNNNNNNNNNNNNNNNNNNNNNNNNNNNNNNNNNNNNNNNNNNNNNNNNNNNNNNNNNNNNNNNNNNNNNNNNNNNNNNNNNNNNNNNNNNNNNNNNNNNNNNNNNNNNNNNNNNNNNNNNNNNNNNNNNNNNNNNNNNNNNNNNNNNNNNNNNNNNNNNNNNNNNNNNNNNNNNNNNNNNNNNNNNNNNNNNNNNNNNNNNNNNNNNNNNNNNNNNNNNNNNNNNNNNNNNNNNNNNNNNNNNNNNNNNNNNNNNNNNNNNNNNNNNNNNNNNNNNNNNNNNNNNNNNNNNNNNNNNNNNNNNNNNNNNNNNNNNNNNNNNNNNNNNNNNNNNNNNNNNNNNNNNNNNNNNNNNNNNNNNNNNNNNNNNNNNNNNNNNNNNNNNNNNNNNNNNNNNNNNNNNNNNNNNNNNNNNNNNNNNNNNNNNNNNNNNNNNNNNNNNNNNNNNNNNNNNNNNNNNNNNNNNNNNNNNNNNNNNNNNNNNNNNNNNNNNNNNNNNNNNNNNNNNNNNNNNNNNNNNNNNNNNNNNNNNNNNNNNNNNNNNNNNNNNNNNNNNNNNNNNNNNNNNNNNNNNNNNNNNNNNNNNNNNNNNNNNNNNNNNNNNNNNNNNNNNNNNNNNNNNNNNNNNNNNNNNNNNNNNNNNNNNNNNNNNNNNNNNNNNNNNNNNNNNNNNNNNNNNNNNNNNNNNNNNNNNNNNNNNNNNNNNNNNNNNNNNNNNNNNNNNNNNNNNNNNNNNNNNNNNNNNNNNNNNNNNNNNNNNNNNNNNNNNNNNNNNNNNNNNNNNNNNNNNNNNNNNNNNNNNNNNNNNNNNNNNNNNNNNNNNNNNNNNNNNNNNNNNNNNNNNNNNNNNNNNNNNNNNNNNNNNNNNNNNNNNNNNNNNNNNNNNNNNNNNNNNNNNNNNNNNNNNNNNNNNNNNNNNNNNNNNNNNNNNNNNNNNNNNNNNNNNNNNNNNNNNNNNNNNNNNNNNNNNNNNNNNNNNNNNNNNNNNNNNNNNNNNNNNNNNNNNNNNNNNNNNNNNNNNNNNNNNNNNNNNNNNNNNNNNNNNNNNNNNNNNNNNNNNNNNNNNNNNNNNNNNNNNNNNNNNNNNNNNNNNNNNNNNNNNNNNNNNNNNNNNNNNNNNNNNNNNNNNNNNNNNNNNNNNNNNNNNNNNNNNNNNNNNNNNNNNNNNNNNNNNNNNNNNNNNNNNNNNNNNNNNNNNNNNNNNNNNNNNNNNNNNNNNNNNNNNNNNNNNNNNNNNNNNNNNNNNNNNNNNNNNNNNNNNNNNNNNNNNNNNNNNNNNNNNNNNNNNNNNNNNNNNNNNNNNNNNNNNNNNNNNNNNNNNNNNNNNNNNNNNNNNNNNNNNNNNNNNNNNNNNNNNNNNNNNNNNNNNNNNNNNNNNNNNNNNNNNNNNNNNNNNNNNNNNNNNNNNNNNNNNNNNNNNNNNNNNNNNNNNNNNNNNNNNNNNNNNNNNNNNNNNNNNNNNNNNNNNNNNNNNNNNNNNNNNNNNNNNNNNNNNNNNNNNNNNNNNNNNNNNNNNNNNNNNNNNNNNNNNNNNNNNNNNNNNNNNNNNNNNNNNNNNNNNNNNNNNNNNNNNNNNNNNNNNNNNNNNNNNNNNNNNNNNNNNNNNNNNNNNNNNNNNNNNNNNNNNNNNNNNNNNNNNNNNNNNNNNNNNNNNNNNNNNNNNNNNNNNNNNNNNNNNNNNNNNNNNNNNNNNNNNNNNNNNNNNNNNNNNNNNNNNNNNNNNNNNNNNNNNNNNNNNNNNNNNNNNNNNNNNNNNNNNNNNNNNNNNNNNNNNNNNNNNNNNNNNNNNNNNNNNNNNNNNNNNNNNNNNNNNNNNNNNNNNNNNNNNNNNNNNNNNNNNNNNNNNNNNNNNNNNNNNNNNNNNNNNNNNNNNNNNNNNNNNNNNNNNNNNNNNNNNNNNNNNNNNNNNNNNNNNNNNNNNNNNNNNNNNNNNNNNNNNNNNNNNNNNNNNNNNNNNNNNNNNNNNNNNNNNNNNNNNNNNNNNNNNNNNNNNNNNNNNNNNNNNNNNNNNNNNNNNNNNNNNNNNNNNNNNNNNNNNNNNNNNNNNNNNNNNNNNNNNNNNNNNNNNNNNNNNNNNNNNNNNNNNNNNNNNNNNNNNNNNNNNNNNNNNNNNNNNNNNNNNNNNNNNNNNNNNNNNNNNNNNNNNNNNNNNNNNNNNNNNNNNNNNNNNNNNNNNNNNNNNNNNNNNNNNNNNNNNNNNNNNNNNNNNNNNNNNNNNNNNNNNNNNNNNNNNNNNNNNNNNNNNNNNNNNNNNNNNNNNNNNNNNNNNNNNNNNNNNNNNNNNNNNNNNNNNNNNNNNNNNNNNNNNNNNNNNNNNNNNNNNNNNNNNNNNNNNNNNNNNNNNNNNNNNNNNNNNNNNNNNNNNNNNNNNNNNNNNNNNNNNNNNNNNNNNNNNNNNNNNNNNNNNNNNNNNNNNNNNNNNNNNNNNNNNNNNNNNNNNNNNNNNNNNNNNNNNNNNNNNNNNNNNNNNNNNNNNNNNNNNNNNNNNNNNNNNNNNNNNNNNNNNNNNNNNNNNNNNNNNNNNNNNNNNNNNNNNNNNNNNNNNNNNNNNNNNNNNNNNNNNNNNNNNNNNNNNNNNNNNNNNNNNNNNNNNNNNNNNNNNNNNNNNNNNNNNNNNNNNNNNNNNNNNNNNNNNNNNNNNNNNNNNNNNNNNNNNNNNNNNNNNNNNNNNNNNNNNNNNNNNNNNNNNNNNNNNNNNNNNNNNNNNNNNNNNNNNNNNNNNNNNNNNNNNNNNNNNNNNNNNNNNNNNNNNNNNNNNNNNNNNNNNNNNNNNNNNNNNNNNNNNNNNNNNNNNNNNNNNNNNNNNNNNNNNNNNNNNNNNNNNNNNNNNNNNNNNNNNNNNNNNNNNNNNNNNNNNNNNNNNNNNNNNNNNNNNNNNNNNNNNNNNNNNNNNNNNNNNNNNNNNNNNNNNNNNNNNNNNNNNNNNNNNNNNNNNNNNNNNNNNNNNNNNNNNNNNNNNNNNNNNNNNNNNNNNNNNNNNNNNNNNNNNNNNNNNNNNNNNNNNNNNNNNNNNNNNNNNNNNNNNNNNNNNNNNNNNNNNNNNNNNNNNNNNNNNNNNNNNNNNNNNNNNNNNNNNNNNNNNNNNNNNNNNNNNNNNNNNNNNNNNNNNNNNNNNNNNNNNNNNNNNNNNNNNNNNNNNNNNNNNNNNNNNNNNNNNNNNNNNNNNNNNNNNNNNNNNNNNNNNNNNNNNNNNNNNNNNNNNNNNNNNNNNNNNNNNNNNNNNNNNNNNNNNNNNNNNNNNNNNNNNNNNNNNNNNNNNNNNNNNNNNNNNNNNNNNNNNNNNNNNNNNNNNNNNNNNNNNNNNNNNNNNNNNNNNNNNNNNNNNNNNNNNNNNNNNNNNNNNNNNNNNNNNNNNNNNNNNNNNNNNNNNNNNNNNNNNNNNNNNNNNNNNNNNNNNNNNNNNNNNNNNNNNNNNNNNNNNNNNNNNNNNNNNNNNNNNNNNNNNNNNNNNNNNNNNNNNNNNNNNNNNNNNNNNNNNNNNNNNNNNNNNNNNNNNNNNNNNNNNNNNNNNNNNNNNNNNNNNNNNNNNNNNNNNNNNNNNNNNNNNNNNNNNNNNNNNNNNNNNNNNNNNNNNNNNNNNNNNNNNNNNNNNNNNNNNNNNNNNNNNNNNNNNNNNNNNNNNNNNNNNNNNNNNNNNNNNNNNNNNNNNNNNNNNNNNNNNNNNNNNNNNNNNNNNNNNNNNNNNNNNNNNNNNNNNNNNNNNNNNNNNNNNNNNNNNNNNNNNNNNNNNNNNNNNNNNNNNNNNNNNNNNNNNNNNNNNNNNNNNNNNNNNNNNNNNNNNNNNNNNNNNNNNNNNNNNNNNNNNNNNNNNNNNNNNNNNNNNNNNNNNNNNNNNNNNNNNNNNNNNNNNNNNNNNNNNNNNNNNNNNNNNNNNNNNNNNNNNNNNNNNNNNNNNNNNNNNNNNNNNNNNNNNNNNNNNNNNNNNNNNNNNNNNNNNNNNNNNNNNNNNNNNNNNNNNNNNNNNNNNNNNNNNNNNNNNNNNNNNNNNNNNNNNNNNNNNNNNNNNNNNNNNNNNNNNNNNNNNNNNNNNNNNNNNNNNNNNNNNNNNNNNNNNNNNNNNNNNNNNNNNNNNNNNNNNNNNNNNNNNNNNNNNNNNNNNNNNNNNNNNNNNNNNNNNNNNNNNNNNNNNNNNNNNNNNNNNNNNNNNNNNNNNNNNNNNNNNNNNNNNNNNNNNNNNNNNNNNNNNNNNNNNNNNNNNNNNNNNNNNNNNNNNNNNNNNNNNNNNNNNNNNNNNNNNNNNNNNNNNNNNNNNNNNNNNNNNNNNNNNNNNNNNNNNNNNNNNNNNNNNNNNGTGTCTCTGTGTCTGGgcgtgtgtgtctctgtctctgtgtgtctctgtgtctgggcgtgtgtgtctctgtctctgtgtgtctctgtatctGTTTCTCTGCgtgtctctgtatctctgtgtctgtgtgcgtCTCTGTGTCTGGGCGTGTGTGTCTGTCTCGTGGATGAGTGTGTCACTGCAGGGCTGTGTCCGGGGCCCTCTTCCCTGAACCCCACGTGCCCTGGGTGCCCTGTGTGTGGCCTCGTCTCTGCAGGTGCCGGGCCACCGGGTCTGGGCGTGGGGACGCGGCTGTCGCGGGTGTGGAGCCCAGCAGCATGGGGTGGCCCTGGGCCTCTGCCTGGCAGCCTGCTGGTGGCTCTGCCCCAGGGGTGTCACTGTCCTCCTGACCGCTGACCCTGGGCCCCCGGTGGGGGGCTCTCGTTATTCTGGAGCCTTGAAGACTCCAGCCGCCTGGTCCGCTCAACCCCTCCCGGTGACCCCGCTGCCACTCCCGCGCCCACTTTCAGCCCTTTGTTCCCGTTGCGTCATTCGCTTGGCCGTGTCCTGTTCTTGGGAGTCTCTTGCAAACTTGGAGCACCCGACCCCCGCTCCCCTTCTTCCTGAAAGGCATCGGGATTTTTCCTTCAGGGGACTGCCCTCCCACCTCAGGCCACATGGTCCAGGAAGGGGCCCATTTCAACCGCAGGAATGAGGGTCAGTCATGCGGCCCAGGTCTGCCAGTCAGAGCACTGCTCCTGTTTTAGGGCTGGTTCAGGGATCCCATCGGCCCTATTCTGGGGTTCAtgtggagctgggagagagacGCCCTCTTCCCACTAGGATTGCTGAGGGGAGGGACAGGAGCCATTTTCCCATCAATGAGAGCAGAGCAACATAcaagaaagcagagcagtggaGAGGCCTCCTCAGGTTCTGATGGCTGGGTGAGCTCCTGGATGCAGCTATGCCTGAAGCCCTCAGACTTCTTAGTTATGTGAACCCATTTGTTTCCTAAGTTGGGATTCTCACACCCAGAAGAGACCTGAATGCTGCAACAGTAACTTTGGTCACTCAAAATCAAGAGTCAGTTCATGCCCAGACCTTGTTCCTGGGCCTCAGACGAGGCCAGAAGTGAGCACCCCTTCCCCATCTTGCCAGGAGAGAAGTGCAGACAACTTCTACTTCACCTAAAATTAGAGAGTAACCTCTTATGATTGACGGATGTGGTTTTTTGCCCACTGAGCCATATTCTCAGCAGGCATGTGAGGCCTGTTTCTCTTAATCTCTCACGGGCCCGTTTAAACACATCCCTGGGAGAAACTCTCAGTGGAATCTTCCAGGAAGGGGTGTGCAGCAGCGAGCTCGACACACTTGAGCTCTTTGGGAGAAAGCGCTGTGGTCCGGGGGACATTCCAGCCACAGGGGGCCATGACGGGAACAGGCCTGAGTGGCCGTGTAGGTCTGTTTTCAATGGAGTCCCTAAGATTGAATCCCGATGACGGCAGGGCCGTCACGAGGCCACGGCCGCCTGCGTGGGACCAGCAGGGGACCTTcctcctggaggcagagagacacgGGGGCAGCTACGCGGTCTCCTGTTTATTTGCACGCGGCCTCGGGGCGGCCCCCCTACAGGCTGGGGGCGTCGCTAAGCCAGCCCGGCTGCAGAGACAACGGACACGGATAAATGAGGCCACCACTCGGCCACCAGACCAGGGCCGGGACGCGGCTTCCCTGGGCAAAGtgagaggagggcagggaccacccTCCCCCCGACGGGCCCGGCCCGGCGACCAGCCCCTCAGTCCTTCTCTTCCCCGTGGGTGATGATGTGCACCAGGTTCTTGTAGTCCAGGTTGCCCGTCACGTCCGGGGGGAAGGCCGCAAACATCTGCTCGATCTGCAATGAGCCAGCAGGATGCGCTGAGcacgcggggcggggcgggggcgggggggcctgTGTGCGGGGCACCCGAGGGGAGAGGCAGCTGGGCATGTGGTGGACGTGGGGACAgactcccccccccgccccggaaGGCCTTGTCATCAGCTGCTACAGAGAGCCACCCGCCCGAGGTCACGCCCTTCCTGGGAGGCCGCAGCGACTGATGAGTGTGGGCCCACCCTGGGGCCTCTGGGCAGGGCTGTTCTAGCTCCAGGGTTCCCTGAGGGTCCTCAAGACACTCGTTGGGCCTGAATGGCGGGTCAACACCCCACTCTGTGCCCTCCTGCGTCCTTGCCCGTCCTTGCTCTTCACAGGTGCTGACCCCAGGGCCATCCTGCAGTGATGTTCCCAGGAACCCAGCCTGCGATGGGCCAAGCAGGGATTGCAAACCGGAGGGCAACGGGGCGGGGCAGGTTTCCTAAGGGAGCAGGTGGGCCTGGTGGGGACTGTGGCTAAATGGAGACACAGCCCATCTGCAGAGGTGGCCACtgttcagggccagcccagtgtggCCACATGGGCAAGGAAGTCAGACTGACGGAATCTGATTCTTTGAAGGAAActagaaatctagatttttttttttaagcatgcaATTTCCACATTGAAAAAGTATTGgctagtaattttttaaaaacacatattggCTAATAACAGCTAACACTCATATGGCCCTTATCACATGTCAGCACCTTACACACATGAACTCATTCAACCCTCACATCTACCATGAGTTAGGTTCTGTGATtgtccctactttacagatgaggaaactgaggtacagtgCAATTAAAGGGTTTGTCCAaagtccaaagtcacaaagctggtGGAATATAAAGGCtggctcttttttatttatttatttttttgctgaggaagattgtccctgagctaacatctgtgcctatcttcctgtTTCGtgtgtgggaagccaccacagcatggctggatcagtggtgtgtaggtctgtactgAGGATCTGAAcgtgtgaaccccgggccaccaagcagagtgcacaaacttaaccactatgccagcaggccagcccctaaacaaaattttcaataaaatgtggAACTTGAGGGAATCGAGCCTGAGAGGCTACAGGGGGCTATTTTAAATAGACTCATTAGCCTTCATTAATAATATTGGCAGGACAGTTTCTTGTTCATACGGGACTTTTGGCAAATTAGCAAAAATTCCCCTTCTTCCAGGCACATTACTGCCACCTGCCAGAAAAAGTCATATATActgattttatcaaaattataacAAGACACTTTACTGCCATCTGCTGGGAAACTATTGCAACAAGTATATACGCCACGATCTATACAGCAAGAACAGCGGCCAGGAGAATTGTGCAGTGTACGATCTATACGACAGGACATGGTGAGCCTGCACACCTCCCCAACTCCAGCAGGAGACTGACGCTCTAGCCAGGTCTGCAGGCATTGTGAGAGAGGTGGaacctggagtcagacagacccgggtttgaacccaggccctGGCGTTTACTGCTAGTGTTGTCCTTTCAGGCAGGTGACTtgacttccctgtgcctcagtttccccatctgtaaagttaGGATAATACTagtgcctacctcacaggatgATGAGAGAGTAGAACGAGATAAGGGCTCAGTAAGGACGGCAAGGTCGGTCTCAGTGGGGGGTCAGGGCTGGTTtagaaaagggggtggggggaggagtcCCCGGAAGAGCCAGGCCTCGAGCTGGGAGCAGAGTCCACGGGGCCCATTACCTCCTCCTTGGAGAACCGCTCCGCCTGCGTGGTCAGCATCTCCCGGACGCTGCAGAGGGACGAGAGCAGGTGTCggcccgggggtggggggtgtagGGAGCAGGCCACCCTGCGTCCCCCCCGGACCCCACTCACTAATCAGCCTTGAGCACCCCTTTGCCTTCGGGGTCGAACACCTTGAACGCGTTGAGAATGGTCTCCTCGGGGTCCGCCCCTGAAACAGAAGACAGGGTGGAACCGCGCCGCGGGGGCTGGGCAACCGGGCACCCAGGAGGCGGGGCCAAGCGCCCCAGAGCTGGAGGGGCAGAGCCCAGCTGTTCTGCTGGGAGGAGAGACCCTGCCCTCCGCGGCCGGTGGCATTTGAGGAGCCGGCAGAGGGTCGTGTTATTTCTGAGCAAACCCGGGGTCAGACGCGGATCTGGATTTAGAGAGACTGGGATTCGAATCCTGACTCCAGCGCCAGCTAGCTGTGCGGCTGCAGGCAAGTGACTttccatctctgagcctcagtccccaTCTGCAGGCTGGGGCTAAGAACAGACCCCCCAGCGCTGGTAGGTGAGGTCGTGCCTGCGGCTGAGCGTGGCTCTGGCTCAGGGAGCGGGGGCGGCAACGTCCCCCGCCGTTTCCAGTCTTTCTTCCCCAGCGTGGCTCTGCCTGTGATCTGCCGACCCGGCTGTCCTCCTAGCGCTTTCACTCACAGTCAAGGGGAGACACATAAACACGCGCACGGACGCACACACGGATGTGCACACAGACGCGCACACGGACGCGCGCACGCATGAATGTACACACGGACGTGCGCACACACTGATCCACACACACGGATGTGCACACGGATATGCACACGGACGCGCGCACGCACGAATGTGCACACGGACGCGCGCGCATGGATGCGCACACACGGATCCACACACACGGATGTGCACACGGACGCACGCACGCACGAATGTGCACGCACGGGTGTGCACACGGACGCGCACACACGGACGTGCACACGGATGTGCACACGGACGCGTGCGAGCCCACCCTTCAGCTTCTCCCCGAACATGGTCAGGAACACGGTGAAGTTGATCGGGCCCGGCGCCTCCTTCAGCATCTCCTCGATCTCCTCGTTTTTCACGTTCACGCGCCCTAGGGCGGGAGACACACGTTCAGAGCCCCGAGCTGGGACAGCGCAGCTCGGGGGACACCCACGTCTGTGCCGTGATCCCGCCTCCGGGGATCTAGTCTAGGAATAATCGGAGACAGCGTGGACGGGGCGGAGACCCCCGTGAGAAGATGTTCTCCACGGCCCTGTTTATGACAGCCCGACAGCTGGAGACAACCCAGACGTCCGATGTGCGGAGGGGTGACCCGTTTTTAAAATAGTGTCTTCAGAACCTGGACCACTTTTCgcagacattttaatattttactccAATGGGAAATGCCCACGTTATAAATTAGCCCTTGTCATTTGTGGGTGGGAGAGACAATCAGAATGACTCGGGGGAACTCTTTCAAATTGTACCTGCTGCTGTACACAGCTTTTATCTTCTCATATACCTGCTCTATCCCCTGCCACGAGCCCATGTGGTACCCTcgtgaaaattagaaaaagccAACCTGTCTTAagataatttatgttttaaatgtaaaaatcgACACTGGCTACAAATATGAATAGCATCCAGTAgaattgtgcagtgcacaacccgCACAGCTGTTCATGGTGGCCCTGAGTCCCGGGGGTGGGGATAGAAGGGGTGTGAGTGGTGGCAGTTTGGacatgaatattttgaaaaagctcTATGCACTCATGCTCACACTATTGAGATGGCATATTTATAAAGCTAAATCCAAAATAGGATGATTCCAGTtattgaaaacacacacataaggGACGTGCCTAAAAAGACTTCGAGGCTAAAACATTCACAGTGGAATGTGGCCTCCTAGGTGatgttgttttctcctttatactCTTCTGAGTGTTCCAGGTTTTCTGTTAGGAGCTGGCATTGCATTCAAAGTGACacaaataagttattttaaaagaaaaataaaagatatgcgAAGACACTTAAAGGCTAAACGCGTCTTTCCTATCCTCTGAAATTTGTCTTAAAGGCCAGTCGTGGTGGAGCCCTTTCTTTGGAAAATGACAAGCTCTCCCCCTTGTCAGTGGTGCCACCTCCCACCCTTGTGGGCGTGGGACGAGGAGCCCTTCCTGCTGGCCCAGGGGGGCGACTCACCCAGAGCGGCAAAAGTGTCTCTCAGGTCGTTCTTGTCGATGAAGCCATCTCTGTTCTGGTCCATGATTGTGAAGGCCTGTGAGAGGGAGGGCCCGGCTGGTCAGCCCGGGAGGAAGAGGGCAAGGGGCCGAGGGGCTGCCCATGGGCCCGGGGATGTGGGTCCTGGGATTCTCAGGGGGCATCGAAAGACCTCAGATCCAGAGTCAAAGATTGAGCACAGTCTGGCGGGTCCTCAGAACGTCGGGCACAGAGTCCCACATGCTCCAGCAGCGGCATCGCTGGGTACccacccaagagaactgaaaacgt
This genomic interval carries:
- the MYL2 gene encoding myosin regulatory light chain 2, ventricular/cardiac muscle isoform: MSPKKAKKRAEGANSNVFSMFEQTQIQEFKEAFTIMDQNRDGFIDKNDLRDTFAALGRVNVKNEEIEEMLKEAPGPINFTVFLTMFGEKLKGADPEETILNAFKVFDPEGKGVLKADYVREMLTTQAERFSKEEIEQMFAAFPPDVTGNLDYKNLVHIITHGEEKD